In Nymphaea colorata isolate Beijing-Zhang1983 chromosome 3, ASM883128v2, whole genome shotgun sequence, a genomic segment contains:
- the LOC116251634 gene encoding uncharacterized protein LOC116251634, which produces MAPSFPFLAITMMAAMALVATAYPYKPSGFVPVPHVEKDGHVQYLGEFAVEKYNEQKHAYLKFIQVTEAQVLDRGTEHYTYKLVIKVQDGYAIKFYKSEILQDLSAPGEPPVLNVAYFKPL; this is translated from the coding sequence ATGGcaccttcctttcctttccttgcCATTACGATGATGGCTGCAATGGCTCTGGTAGCCACTGCATACCCTTACAAACCCTCTGGCTTCGTTCCTGTGCCCCATGTGGAGAAGGACGGCCATGTTCAGTACTTGGGTGAATTCGCGGTAGAAAAGTACAATGAACAGAAGCATGCATACCTGAAGTTCATTCAAGTGACGGAAGCTCAAGTACTGGATCGCGGCACCGAGCACTACACATACAAATTGGTGATTAAGGTTCAGGATGGCTATGCCATTAAATTTTACAAGAGCGAAATCCTGCAAGATCTTTCAGCACCTGGCGAGCCCCCCGTCCTCAACGTCGCCTACTTCAAGCCACTGTGA
- the LOC116251015 gene encoding probable carboxylesterase 11, translating into MPSVAVKLYSVLFKILQKHRLQNRTFSPEEGSNPFGVTSRPEEESAVPANASFNDGVATKDIHIDALTSLSVRIFLPESSLHRPFDPLSKRPDLRQSLTRRSSYGGVTATSTSPAAGEIRRSSYGGESSGIGDANGAVASGSNGHLKDSKRRQDGGGVYRGYLPGNTSSSSSRRLPIVLQFHGGGFVSGSKDSYANDVFCRRIAKLCEVIVIAVGYRLAPENRYPAAFEDGLKVLNWLGKQANLAECNKSLGSSRGSASSVDLRKFDVHRHIVDAFGASMVEPWLATHGDPSRCVLLGVSCGANIADYVARKAVAAGNLLEPVKVVAQILMYPFFIGSVPTHSEIKLANTYFYDKAICMLAWKLFLPEEEFSLDHPAANPLIAGREPPLKFMPPTLTVVAEHDWMRDRAIAYSEELRKVNIDAPVLEYKDAVHEFATLDKLLKTPQAQACAEDIAIWMKKYISLRGHEFSY; encoded by the exons ATGCCAAGCGTAGCGGTGAAGCTGTACAGCGTCTTGTTCAAGATCCTTCAGAAACACAGGCTCCAGAATAGGACTTTCTCGCCGGAGGAGGGCAGCAACCCCTTCGGCGTCACCTCCCGGCCGGAGGAGGAGTCGGCGGTTCCCGCGAATGCCTCCTTTAACGATGGCGTCGCCACCAAAGACATTCACATCGATGCCCTCACCTCCCTCTCCGTCAGGATCTTCCTACCGGAATCTTCCCTCCACCGGCCCTTCGACCCTCTCTCCAAGCGGCCCGATCTCCGCCAGTCGCTCACACGCCGGAGCAGCTATGGTGGTGTCACCGCAACCTCGACGTCTCCAGCGGCAGGGGAGATCCGGCGGAGCAGTTATGGCGGTGAATCCTCCGGTATTGGAGACGCCAATGGCGCAGTGGCCTCTGGATCTAATGGCCATTTGAAGGATTCTAAGAGGCGGCAAGATGGTGGCGGAGTGTATAGAGGATACCTCCCGGGGAACACAAGTTCCTCGTCTTCCCGGAGATTGCCCATCGTCCTGCAGTTCCACGGCGGAGGTTTCGTTTCCGGGAGTAAGGATTCCTATGCGAACGATGTCTTCTGCAGGCGGATTGCGAAGCTTTGCGAAGTGATTGTGATCGCCGTTGGCTATCGGTTGGCACCAGAGAATCGGTATCCAGCTGCTTTCGAGGACGGTTTGAAGGTTCTCAATTGGTTGGGGAAGCAGGCGAATCTTGCTGAGTGTAACAAGTCGCTTGGAAGCTCACGCGGCAGTGCGAGCTCTGTCGATCTACGCAAGTTCGATGTACATAGGCACATTGTGGACGCGTTCGGTGCGTCGATGGTCGAGCCGTGGCTCGCTACTCACGGTGATCCTTCAAG GTGTGTTCTCCTTGGAGTTAGCTGTGGTGCCAACATTGCAGACTATGTTGCTCGGAAGGCTGTCGCTGCTGGCAACCTTTTGGAGCCTGTTAAAGTTGTTGCACAGATTCTAATGTATCCCTTTTTCATCGGCAGCGTGCCCACACATTCAGAAATTAAGTTGGCGAACACATACTTCTATGACAAGGCGATCTGTATGTTGGCCTGGAAGTTATTTTTGCCAGAAGAAGAGTTCAGTTTGGATCACCCTGCTGCGAACCCCCTCATTGCAGGCAGAGAGCCCCCACTCAAGTTCATGCCTCCAACACTCACGGTGGTTGCCGAGCATGACTGGATGAGGGATCGTGCTATTGCATATTCAGAAGAGCTCAGGAAGGTGAATATTGATGCACCTGTCCTTGAATACAAGGATGCGGTTCACGAATTTGCCACTTTGGACAAGCTTCTGAAGACACCACAGGCCCAGGCTTGTGCAGAGGACATCGCGATTTGGATGAAGAAGTATATCTCGCTGAGGGGTCACGAATTTTCATACTAA